The following nucleotide sequence is from uncultured Roseateles sp..
CAGGAGCTCGGGCAGATGGTCGCGCACCAGCTTGGACACGTGCGTGGCGATGGTGCTGGCCAGGTCCACCACCTGATAGCCCAGGCCCAGCGCATGGGCCTTGTGCTGCGGCTCTATCCAGGTCACCGGCATGCCATAGGCCGGGTCCAGGCCGGGCACGCCGTCGAGCTCGCCATAGACCTGGGTCGAGGCGATGGCCATCTGCCGGTCGGCATAGACCTCGCCCTGGGCGATCACGCTGCCGTTGAGAAGCACGCTGTACTGCGCCGGCTTCAGCGAGAGATCGTCGCGCACCGACAGGCTGGGCAGCAGCAGACCGAGGTTCTCGCTGAGGCTTTGCCGCATGCCCTTGACGCGCTTTTGCAGCGGCTCGCCGTGGGCCGGGTCTATCAGCTGCACCAGCTTGTAGCCCACCGCCACCGACAGCGGCTCCACCACCGGCAGCGCACGCCAGTCGGGTTCGGGCGAGGCCTCGACCAAGAGCGCCGTCTCCACCGCCGCAGCCGGCTTGGGCGTGGCCTGCTGGCGCTGGCTCATGCGCCAGGCCACAAAGCCCAGCACGGCGGCGAAGCTGGTGAAGGTCAGCACCGGCATGCCGGGGATCACCGCCAGGCCCAGCATCACCGCGGCGGCGCTGTAGAGCACGCCGGGCGAGGCCAGCAGCTGCTCGCCGATCTGGTTTTCGATGTCGCCGGCGTCGCTGATGCGGGTGACGATGATGGCCGCCGCGGCCGACAGCAGCAGCGCCGGGATCTGGGCCACCAGGCCGTCACCGATGGTCAGCAGCGCGTACTGGCGGAAGGCATCGCCCAGGCTCAGGTCGTGCATGAAGGCGCCGATCGCGACGCCGCCAATCATATTGATCAGCAGGATCAGGATGGAGGCGATCGCATCGCCGCGCACGAACTTGGAGGCGCCGTCCATGGCGCCGTAGAAGTCGGCCTCGGCGCCCACGTCCTTGCGGCGTTGCTGGGCCTTCTCCTGGTTGATCAGGCCGGCGTTGAGGTCGGCATCGATGGCCATCTGCTTGCCGGGCAGGGCGTCCAGCGTGAAGCGGGCCGAGACCTCGGAGATGCGCTCGGCACCCTTGGTGACGACGATGAAGTTCACCACCATCAGAATCACGAACACGACGATGCCGACGACGAAGTTGCCGCCTATCACGACATTGCCGAACGATTCGATCACCTGGCCGGCCGCATGGGTGCCCTCGTGGCCGTGCAGCAGCACCACGCGCGTGGACGCCACGTTCAGCGACAGGCGCAGCAGGGTGGTGGCCAGGATGATGCTGGGGAAGACCGAGAAGTCCAGCGGCCGCTTGCTGTTGACACTGACCAGTATCACCACCAGTGCGAGCACGATGTTGAAGGTGAACAGCATGTCCAGCAGCACCGGCGGCAGCGGCAGTATCACCATGGCCAGGATGGCCATCAGGAACAGCGGCGAGGCGACGCGGTGACGGGCCATCAGCCCACCCAGGCGAGAGAACATATTCATGATGATGTGGCTTGGGGCTCGGACAGATGGGTGGGCACGGCCAGGTCGGCCGGCAGATGGGGAACGGTGGCGCGGGCGCCGCGCTGGAAGGCCTTGAGCTGCATCACATAGCCCAGCACCTGGGCCACGGCGTTGTACAGCGAGGCCGGAATCTGTTGCTGCACCTGGCTGGTGTTGTAGATGGCGCGCGCCAGCGGCGGCAGCACCAGCACCTGCACGCCATGCTCGGCGGCGATCTCGCGGATGTAGAAGGCCATCTCATCGACGCCCTTGGCCAGCACGAAGGGCGCCTCGGCGCGCTGCTCGTCGTACTTCAGCGCCACCGCGTAGTGCTCGGGGTTGACAACCACCACATCGGCGCCCGGCACCGCCTGGCGCACGCCGCGCTTGGCGAGCTGGCGCTGCAGCTGGCGGATGCGCTGGCGCACCTCGGGCCGGCCCTCGTTCTGCTTGTGTTCTTCCTTCATGTCCTGCTTGCTCATGCGCTGGCCGCGCATGAAGAAGAACTGCTGCAGCGGCAGGTCGATGACGGCGAACAGCAGGAACACGCTGCACATCACCATCGCACCGTCCAGCATCAGGCTGCTGCCCTGCAGCAGGGCCTCGTGCAGGCCCAGCGCCTGCAGGCCGGCCCAGTCGCGCGCCATGCTGCGGGCCACATGCCACAACGCCAGCAGCAGGCACAGCACCTTGGCGATGGAGACGCCCAGCTCGCTGAAATGCTTGGCGCTGACGAGACGACCCAGATTGCTGATCGGGCTCAGCCGGTTCAGCTGCGGCGCCCAATGCTGGGTGCTGAACACCAGGCCCCCTGGGAAGGCCGAGGCCAGCAGCACGGCGGCCGGCACCAGCAGCAGCGGCAGCACCATCTTGGCCACCAGCCAGAGCGCGTCCAGCATCGCCGCGGACAGCAGATTGTCCAGCGAACCCTCGCTCTCCAGCGAGGCAAAGCCGATGCGGAACAGGCGCCCGAAGTCATCCAGATAGCCGGGCAGCAGGGCCACCAGCAGCTTCAGGCTCAAGAGCACGGCGACGGCAGTCGACAGATCTTTCGAGCGGGCCACCTGGCCCTGCTCGCGCGCCTTCTTCAGCTTCTGCGCTGAGGGCTTTTCGGTCTTGTCGCCGTTGCTGGCCTCAGCCATGGCCGGGCACTCCGGCCTTCAGGCCATGGTCTATCAATTCCAGCACGCGTTCGGTCAGGCGCAGATAGTGGGCCGGCACGGCGCTGAGCAGCTGGCTCAGCATGAACAGGCCGAACAGGGTCACCACCGAGAAGCCCAGCGAGAACAGGTTCAGGCTGGGCGCCACCCGGTTCAGCCAGCCCAGGCCGATCTGCACCAGGAGGGTGGAGAAGATCACCGGCAGCGCCAGCAGCAGCGCCGCAGAAAACACCCAGGCGACGTTGTAACCGATGGTCTCCAGCGACAGCGCCGCAAGACCCGACCCCACCGGCCAGGCCTTGAAACTGGCACCGACCACGCCGACCAGCAGCAGATGGCCGTCGATGGCGAAGAACACCAACATGCACAGCACACCCAGGAGGCCCGACACGACGTCGGACGAGCTGCCATTCATCGGGTCGTTCATCACCGCCATCGCCAGGCCCAGCTGGGACGAGAGCAGAAACCCCAGCAGATTGATCACCGCCAGCGTCAGATGGAAGGCCAGGCCCAGCACGAAGCCCAGCATTGCCTGCTCGGCCGCCACGGCCACGCCCTGCAGCGACAGGGGGTTGACGCTGAGGGCCGTGCTTTGCGACACCGGCATCAGCACCACGGCCAGCGCCAGAGACAGCAGCACGCGCACGGTGACGGGCACCATCTCCTCGCCCAGCAGCGGTGCGGCGCTGAGCATGGCCATGACGCGGCAGAAGGGCCACCACAGCGCGCTGAGCAGGCCCACCAGCTGGACGAATTCGACATCCATCGCTGGTCTCAGCCCACCAGGGTGGCCGCACGCTCGAAGATGGAGACGCAGAAGTCCATCAGCGAGCCCACCATCCAGCGGCCCATCAGGCCCACCACCAGCAGGGTGACCAGCAGCTTGGGCAGAAAGCTCATCGTCTGTTCGTTGATCTGCGTGGCGGCCTGGAACAGGCTCACCAGCAGGCCGACCAGCAGGCCCGGCAGCACCAGCAGGGTGACCAGGAGCATCACCAGATGCAGGCTCTCGCTGATCAAGTCGATGGCGATCTCGGGCGTCATGTTCGCCCCTCGTCCGTCGGGTACGCCGGCCGATCCCCCGGGGGGATGCGGGCCGGCTTGGGAGCGGCCCGGCGCTCGGCCCGCCGCGCAGATGGCGATTTGCACATTGACATCAGTTCACCATCCTCACGCTGCTGACCAGGGTGTTGACGGTCAGCGTCCAGCCGTCCACCAACACGAACAGCAAGAGCTTCAGCGGCAGCGAGATCACCAGCGGCGACAGCATCATCATGCCCATGGCCATCAGCACCGAAGAGACCACCAGGTCGATGACCAGAAAGGGGATGAAGAGCATGCAGCCGATCTGGAAGGCTGTCTTCAGCTCGCTCAGCACAAAGGCGGCCAGCTTGACGGTGAAGCCATGAGCCTCGGGCTTGGTCACGGCTTCCTCGCCGGCCAGCTTGGCGATCTGGGCCAGTGCGCTCTTGCTGGTCTGCGCCAGCATGAAGCGCGACAGCGGCGCCTCGGCCACCTGCAGCGCCTGGGTCAGGGTGATCTTGTCGGCGTCGTAGGGCACGAAGGCCTTTTCCCAGATCTGCTCGCCCACCGGCCGCATCACCAGAATCGTCAGTATCAGCGCCACGCCGGTGATGAGCCGGTTCGGCAGGCCCTGCTGCAGGCCCAGGGCCTGGCGCAGCAGCGACAGCACGATCACGAAGCGGGTGAAGCTGGTCATCATCAGCGCCAGCACGGGCAGCAGCCCGAGCAGGGTCATGATGATCAGGACCTGGGTCTTGACGGTGAAGTCGCCACCTCCGCCCGCGCCCATGCCGCTGATCTTCAGCGTGTCGGCCAGGGCAGGGTGGTGGGCCAGGCTCAGCGCCCCGCCCATCAACAACAGGCCTGCGCGGTGCAGGCGTTTCAAACTCATGGCTGCAGCTGGTCCAGATCGAGGCCGGCGATCTCGATGATCTTCAGGCCGTAGTTCTCGCCGGAGACGACGACCTCGGCGCGGCCTATGGTCGCGCCATTGACCTTCAGGGTCAGTGGTTCGCCGGCCAGCGTGTTCAGCTCGACCACGCTGTCGGCGCCCAGCTGGGTCAGCTCATGCAGGGACAGCTTCGCCTCGCCGACCTCCAGGGTCAGCGTGACCGGTATCTTGCGCATCAGCTGCGGCAGATCGCGCCGCGCCGGGGCAGGGCTGGCGGGCGCCTCTTCGATCGGGTCCAGCAGTTGATGGCTGGACTCGTTGAAGTCGTCCAGCAGGGCGTCCAATGCTTGGGTGTCATTCATATTCATGGCTCACTCGGCGTCTTCAAAAGAGGTCAGGCACAGCTTGCCCTGGTGTTCGGCCACCGAGGCGGTGAACAGGCGCGAGCCCTGCACCAGCACTTCGGTGTCCTTGATGCGGATCGGAATCAGGTCGCCGGGGCGCAGGTCCAGCAGTTCGCCCAGCAGCATCGGCCGCTCCAGCAGGCGCGCGCTCAAGGTCAGCGGCAGGCGCTTGGCCAGCGGCAGGGCCGAGGACGTGGCAGTCTGGGCCTTGCCCGGGGCCAGCTGCTTCAGTACGGCGGTGATGTAGGCGGGCTCCAGCGCAATCACCAGCTTGCTGAAAAGCCCCTGCGTGGGCTCTCGCAGGCTCAGGCGCAGCAGCCAGCTGCCGGCGGGGAACTGCGGCGCCATCTGGCCCTGCAGCTCGCCCAGATCGGCCTCGGCGGCGTCTGCCATCAAGGTAGTCAAGACCTGACCCAGCAGCAGACGGCTCAGCTGCGTCTGCACGCGCTCTTCGCTGGCGGTCTCCGGCGGGTTGGCGTCGGCCACCGGCATCGCGCCACCGTAGCGCTGGGCCATCACCGCCAGCACCAGCGGCCGGTCGATGCGGCAGCCGAGCTGGCCGGCCGGCCCGGGGCCCACCTGCCAGCGTCCGGCGGCCGGCACGCCGTCCAGCGGCCTGAAACTCAGCTCGCTGACGCTGTACTGCGTGCGGTAGCGGCGGTTCAGCTGCAGGCGCAGGGCCTCGTTGATCGCGTCGCGCAGCGCATCGGCCACGCGCGGCAGCAGATGCACCGGCCGGCCCAGCGTGCGCGGGTCCAGCGGCAATGCGGCAGGGGTGGAAGGCGGCAGTTGAGGGAGGGGCATGTCGGCGGTATCCGGGCGGGCCAGTGGCTGCGATGGGCGGGGCAGTATGGAGATACGGCCCGGTGCATGGTCTGTATTTTATGGAGCACGCGGTGAATCGGTATCGCCGAGGCCAATATAAGGGTTTGCGAGCGGTAGGATTTAACGAATCTGGCAGCGATGCGTTTAATTTTCGATTATTCCGCGCCGCCTATATTCAGTGGTGCACCAGCCCGATGCATTTCGGCCGCTGCACTATTTTGGCGCCGATCGCAGTTTGTGCGGATGGCGCGCAAATAGTGATAAAAATGAGTGGGTGGGCCTTTTAAGCCACTGGTTCGCAGCGAGATACTGCGGGCCCCGGGCCCAATGCGTGAACGATGTCACGCGTCCGCAGACGAATTACGCCAATATCGCTCGCATGGCTTGTGGGGATATGTTGCCCCCGGTACAGTTCGATACATCAGGGCACACCCGAGCGAAAGCCGGGGTCGCAAAGCCTCCGGTCTACCATCCGGTCAGCGCTCCAACAGGGGCTCGGCCAGAAAACGATAGCGGGGTTGCCAGACCTGAGTCTGCCGATCCACGTGCCGCGTGGGTCAGTGGGTGCTCTCGCCTGCCGGGCCACGCCAGTGGCCTGTTGTGACCTCTGCTGGCTTTCGCCAGGGCTTGCCTCCGACCTTTGGGCCTTCACCGGCCACGATGGAACGAAGCCTATGAGCAAGCTGTATCGAACCCCCTCTCTCGCATTTGCCGCTGCTGCGTCCCCTGGACCGCGGCCGATTCGGCCCTGCGCCGACTGATCGCCCGGCTGCTCCAGCGCTTCGTCTCAGCTTGAATATCACCCCTGCCGGGTGAGGTGGATAGTTTCGCCTTCGATATTCTTGGTTTCAAATACACCGCAAGGATTGCTCTGTCATGAATAGTTCATATTCCAGCGATACCTTGTGGTTATGCTTTAAAAAGCTTCAATCAGACTTGATTGAAAATTCATTGAGGCGCCAGAAGAAAATGATATCGGCGCAAAAGGAGTATCCAATGAAATTGCATCTGAGGCGCTAGCCGTCATTTTTTTTGAATCGCCGCCAAAACAGTGGTTTGGCGATTTATTCAAGCAGTATCAAACCGCTTACCTCGGTATTTGAGGTAAGGCCCGAACACGTCCGGACGTTGCGTCGAAAACCCTTTTGGGCGGGGGCGCAATATCGATGAAAGGTTTTCCATGAGCGCTATGTCTGCAATGTCGGCAGTAGGGGGCACGGGCCAGGTCCAGGCCGAGTTGGCCCGCATCGAGCTGGACGCCTTGCGCCTGGCATCCGGGCCGGCAGGCGAGGCGGGTGAGGCTGCAGGGCAGGGCTTCGGCCACAGCCTGCAACAGGCCTTGCATGGCGTCGATGGCAAGGAGCAGCTGGCAATCGAGCGCATGGGCGCGGTCGAGCGTGGCGACAGCGACGACCTGGTCGGCGCGATGCTGGCCAGCCAGGACGCCAGCCTGTCCTTCTCGATGCTGATGCAGGTGCGAAACAAGCTGGCCGGTGCGATGGACGAGCTGATCAAGCTGCAGCTCTGAACCCCGCCCCGCACACGCCGCACACACCAAACATCGCGCACCGATCGAACACAACACCATGCTCAACACGCTGATGGCCCGCCTGGGTCCCGTCTGGAAAGCACGCCCCGCCATACCCTCCGGCCTGGCCAAGGGCCTGCTGCCGGTGCTGGCCCTGGCCGTGGCCGGCACCGCGCTGGCGCTGATGCTGATGTGGCGCGAGCAGGCGGCCTTCAAGCCGGTGTTCGGCCAGCGTGAGCGCGTGGCCAGCGGCGAGATGCTGGCGGTGCTGGATGCCGAGCACATTGCCTACCGCCTGCACCCCGAGACCGGCCAGGTGCTGGTGCCCGAGAGCGCGCTGGGCCGCGTGCGCATGCTGCTGGCCGCCAAGGGCGTGGTCGCCAAGCTGCCGGCCGGCATGGAGCTGATGGACAAGAACGACCCGCTGGGCGTCAGCCAGTTCGTGCAGGACGTGCGCTTCCGTCGCGGGCTCGAAGGCGAGCTGGCGCAGTCGATGATGGCGCTGGATGCTGTGGACGCGGCGCGCGTGCACCTGTCCATCGCCAAGTCCACCAGCTTTGTCCTGAACGACGGGCAGAAGAGCTCGGCCTCGGTGGTGCTGACGCTCAAACCCGGCCGCAAGCTCAGCAACGAGCAGATCGCCGCCGCCATCAATCTGGTGGCCGGCAGCGTGGCCAGCCTGGAGCCGCAGCGCGTCAGCCTGCTGGACCAGGCCGGCAATCTGCTGTCCTCTCGCGTTGACCTGGCCGAGGGCTTCGAGGCGAATCAGGGCAATGAGGCGGCGCAGCGCTATCAGGACGAGGTGCGCCGCAATGTGCACGATCTGCTGGCCCCGGTGCTGGGCGAGGCCAACTACCGCCTCAGCGTCACCGCCGAGGTCGACAACGACCGCGTGCAGGAAACCCGCGAGCAGTACGGCGATGCGCCCAAGCTGACCAACGAGGCGATGCGCGAGGAGCAGGACCGCGAGCGCATTGCGCTGGGCGTGCCCGGCTCGCTGAGCAACCGGCCGGTCAATGCGCCGTCGAACGGGGCTTCGGGGCCAGGTGGTGAGGGGGGCGACAGCGGCGCCAGCGCGCGCAAGAACGCCAGCACCCGCCAGTACGCCTACGACCGCAACATCACCCAGATCAAGCGCAGCCGCGGCCGCCTGTCGCGCTTGAATGTCGCCGTGGTGCTGAACAGCGCCGCCGCACCGGGAGCAGACAAGACCTGGACCCCGGCCGAGCTGGCCAAGATCGAGAAGCTGCTCAACAGCGGCCTGGGCATCAACAGCGAGCGCGGCGACCAGCTGACCGTCTCGCCGATGAGCTTCCCAGCGCCGCCGCAGGTCGAGCCCTGGTACCAGCAGCGCGACAACGTCGTCGATGTCGGTGGCTGGTTGGTCTACGGCCTGGGTGCCATCGCCGCCTACTTCCTGCTGGCCCGACCGATGCTGCGTCTGGCCCAGCAACGCCTGG
It contains:
- a CDS encoding FliM/FliN family flagellar motor C-terminal domain-containing protein — its product is MPLPQLPPSTPAALPLDPRTLGRPVHLLPRVADALRDAINEALRLQLNRRYRTQYSVSELSFRPLDGVPAAGRWQVGPGPAGQLGCRIDRPLVLAVMAQRYGGAMPVADANPPETASEERVQTQLSRLLLGQVLTTLMADAAEADLGELQGQMAPQFPAGSWLLRLSLREPTQGLFSKLVIALEPAYITAVLKQLAPGKAQTATSSALPLAKRLPLTLSARLLERPMLLGELLDLRPGDLIPIRIKDTEVLVQGSRLFTASVAEHQGKLCLTSFEDAE
- the fliF gene encoding flagellar basal-body MS-ring/collar protein FliF; this encodes MLNTLMARLGPVWKARPAIPSGLAKGLLPVLALAVAGTALALMLMWREQAAFKPVFGQRERVASGEMLAVLDAEHIAYRLHPETGQVLVPESALGRVRMLLAAKGVVAKLPAGMELMDKNDPLGVSQFVQDVRFRRGLEGELAQSMMALDAVDAARVHLSIAKSTSFVLNDGQKSSASVVLTLKPGRKLSNEQIAAAINLVAGSVASLEPQRVSLLDQAGNLLSSRVDLAEGFEANQGNEAAQRYQDEVRRNVHDLLAPVLGEANYRLSVTAEVDNDRVQETREQYGDAPKLTNEAMREEQDRERIALGVPGSLSNRPVNAPSNGASGPGGEGGDSGASARKNASTRQYAYDRNITQIKRSRGRLSRLNVAVVLNSAAAPGADKTWTPAELAKIEKLLNSGLGINSERGDQLTVSPMSFPAPPQVEPWYQQRDNVVDVGGWLVYGLGAIAAYFLLARPMLRLAQQRLAPAAPLQALETTELTPLHAEPALTADGMPGLALPAGAPAMAVVPLLENYELPPPGSPVDVLVDHLKVLAAKEPERVAEVVKQWVQKNHGRSE
- a CDS encoding FliM/FliN family flagellar motor switch protein, translated to MNMNDTQALDALLDDFNESSHQLLDPIEEAPASPAPARRDLPQLMRKIPVTLTLEVGEAKLSLHELTQLGADSVVELNTLAGEPLTLKVNGATIGRAEVVVSGENYGLKIIEIAGLDLDQLQP
- a CDS encoding flagellar biosynthesis protein FlhA, producing the protein MNMFSRLGGLMARHRVASPLFLMAILAMVILPLPPVLLDMLFTFNIVLALVVILVSVNSKRPLDFSVFPSIILATTLLRLSLNVASTRVVLLHGHEGTHAAGQVIESFGNVVIGGNFVVGIVVFVILMVVNFIVVTKGAERISEVSARFTLDALPGKQMAIDADLNAGLINQEKAQQRRKDVGAEADFYGAMDGASKFVRGDAIASILILLINMIGGVAIGAFMHDLSLGDAFRQYALLTIGDGLVAQIPALLLSAAAAIIVTRISDAGDIENQIGEQLLASPGVLYSAAAVMLGLAVIPGMPVLTFTSFAAVLGFVAWRMSQRQQATPKPAAAVETALLVEASPEPDWRALPVVEPLSVAVGYKLVQLIDPAHGEPLQKRVKGMRQSLSENLGLLLPSLSVRDDLSLKPAQYSVLLNGSVIAQGEVYADRQMAIASTQVYGELDGVPGLDPAYGMPVTWIEPQHKAHALGLGYQVVDLASTIATHVSKLVRDHLPELLRYEDITALMERLSAQSPKLAAALEKAYTHSQLLKILRLLLAENVSIKDIVLIASTLVENAEATKDPILLAAELRCALRRQIVSSICGPVGGMKVFNLGNELENLLLGALNQARQGGAKVSLDSYPVDPQLLGQLQQHMPAARDAMKAQASAPLLLVTPQVRPLLARYARLFAPGLHVLSYNEVPEQREISVLGSLG
- the fliP gene encoding flagellar type III secretion system pore protein FliP (The bacterial flagellar biogenesis protein FliP forms a type III secretion system (T3SS)-type pore required for flagellar assembly.) — protein: MSLKRLHRAGLLLMGGALSLAHHPALADTLKISGMGAGGGGDFTVKTQVLIIMTLLGLLPVLALMMTSFTRFVIVLSLLRQALGLQQGLPNRLITGVALILTILVMRPVGEQIWEKAFVPYDADKITLTQALQVAEAPLSRFMLAQTSKSALAQIAKLAGEEAVTKPEAHGFTVKLAAFVLSELKTAFQIGCMLFIPFLVIDLVVSSVLMAMGMMMLSPLVISLPLKLLLFVLVDGWTLTVNTLVSSVRMVN
- a CDS encoding flagellar hook-basal body complex protein FliE translates to MSAMSAMSAVGGTGQVQAELARIELDALRLASGPAGEAGEAAGQGFGHSLQQALHGVDGKEQLAIERMGAVERGDSDDLVGAMLASQDASLSFSMLMQVRNKLAGAMDELIKLQL
- the fliR gene encoding flagellar biosynthetic protein FliR, whose product is MDVEFVQLVGLLSALWWPFCRVMAMLSAAPLLGEEMVPVTVRVLLSLALAVVLMPVSQSTALSVNPLSLQGVAVAAEQAMLGFVLGLAFHLTLAVINLLGFLLSSQLGLAMAVMNDPMNGSSSDVVSGLLGVLCMLVFFAIDGHLLLVGVVGASFKAWPVGSGLAALSLETIGYNVAWVFSAALLLALPVIFSTLLVQIGLGWLNRVAPSLNLFSLGFSVVTLFGLFMLSQLLSAVPAHYLRLTERVLELIDHGLKAGVPGHG
- a CDS encoding flagellar type III secretion system protein FlhB, producing MAEASNGDKTEKPSAQKLKKAREQGQVARSKDLSTAVAVLLSLKLLVALLPGYLDDFGRLFRIGFASLESEGSLDNLLSAAMLDALWLVAKMVLPLLLVPAAVLLASAFPGGLVFSTQHWAPQLNRLSPISNLGRLVSAKHFSELGVSIAKVLCLLLALWHVARSMARDWAGLQALGLHEALLQGSSLMLDGAMVMCSVFLLFAVIDLPLQQFFFMRGQRMSKQDMKEEHKQNEGRPEVRQRIRQLQRQLAKRGVRQAVPGADVVVVNPEHYAVALKYDEQRAEAPFVLAKGVDEMAFYIREIAAEHGVQVLVLPPLARAIYNTSQVQQQIPASLYNAVAQVLGYVMQLKAFQRGARATVPHLPADLAVPTHLSEPQATSS
- the fliQ gene encoding flagellar biosynthesis protein FliQ; this translates as MTPEIAIDLISESLHLVMLLVTLLVLPGLLVGLLVSLFQAATQINEQTMSFLPKLLVTLLVVGLMGRWMVGSLMDFCVSIFERAATLVG